Proteins encoded together in one Chitinophaga sp. LS1 window:
- a CDS encoding TonB-dependent receptor — MRTCFYQLLIATLCTGLTFAKSTEAQEILTKPVSIDARQQSVDQVLSKIEKLADVKFLYSSTLISASRKVSLEAKQEPLGKVLDKLLAPLQLSYQVDGRQIVLNRLRKAEEITYSADAAVRIQGKVVDEKGTPLPGVNVKLKNSTAGAVTDAGGNFAFNAPDLSGTLIFSYVGYTSKEVEINGLSVINVTLEPSATSLSDVVIVGYGTQKKESLTGAIAAISAKDMGDVHAGSTVSTVLAGKLPGVTFRMSDSRPGASASIQIRNMGDPLYVIDGIQQDAGQFNNIAPNDIETITVLKDASAAIYGMRAANGVVVVTTKRGKLNSRNTINLAAYTGWQNWTRFPKGVNAYEWMAGKADAEMNQYGSTTITKEELEKWKAGTEQGYKSFDWYKFIVKDNAPLTNLNLNFSGGSDRINYYVSATHLKQYSVLGREFTFERTNIQSNIEAKVSDNFKIGAQINGRVETRDQPGVPGTDDYWEARFAILRNTPIERPYANDNPNYPNNIGHNTENWALQNKKLSGYWHEDWRVLQTNLTAEYKFPIDGLSVRGLFSYYYANRIMNGHEYTYNVYTYDPNTDTYNVSGGSSNPWRERDNHTNLSPTIQLQLNYAHSFGKHNVGGTVVAERIKRREIDNWLHAVPTTNDLPLIYFSTMDTYNDSDFTTARLGYIGRFTYNYDSRYYLEVSARRDASWKFAPNKRWGTFPAMQAGWRISEEQFFQHLVGGRKTLSELKLRGSYGKLGDDDIPLSAYDYLSGYNYNSSTVILDGKSVIGSSYKGVPIDNISWYVSRTLDIGADYGLWDNRISGAVDYFKRKRTGLLGTKYDILIPSELGYTLPLENVKSDLVSGAEFSINYHGEIKKVRFTVGANFSYARSKNLDSYKPVFLNSIDHYRNSAENRYANTFWGYNVIGQFQSQDEINNYKVNVDGAGNKTLLPGDLIYKDWNGDGVINDLDVRPIGWGTGKNPIMNGGFNFTVAYSNFDFRADFSAGTGYSFNRNYEMRIPYTNQGNLLAEFYNDRWHREDAYDVNSKWIPGKYPALRFNNGGHSNYNKNSDFWLTNVHYIRARTLELGYTIPKNILAKARIERFRAYINAYNLFSIDNLRKTGIDAEVSDDNGLTYPQSKYVNIGFDLSF; from the coding sequence ATGCGTACATGCTTTTACCAGCTGCTAATTGCCACGTTATGTACCGGTCTCACATTTGCAAAGTCTACTGAGGCCCAGGAAATTCTCACCAAACCTGTATCTATCGACGCCCGTCAGCAATCTGTTGATCAGGTGCTGTCTAAAATAGAAAAACTGGCTGATGTGAAATTCCTCTATTCTTCCACGCTGATAAGCGCTTCCCGCAAAGTCAGTCTGGAAGCAAAACAGGAGCCACTGGGTAAAGTACTCGACAAGTTACTCGCTCCGTTACAACTCTCCTATCAGGTCGATGGCCGGCAAATTGTGCTCAATCGATTACGCAAGGCAGAGGAGATCACTTATTCCGCTGATGCTGCTGTACGCATCCAGGGTAAAGTGGTAGACGAAAAAGGAACACCACTCCCCGGCGTAAACGTAAAACTCAAAAATAGTACAGCCGGTGCTGTTACTGATGCCGGTGGTAATTTCGCTTTCAATGCACCGGATCTATCCGGTACCCTCATCTTCTCTTATGTAGGGTATACTTCCAAAGAAGTTGAGATCAATGGGCTGAGCGTTATCAACGTAACACTGGAACCTTCTGCTACTTCACTAAGTGATGTGGTGATCGTAGGTTATGGTACACAAAAGAAAGAATCACTCACCGGTGCGATCGCCGCTATATCTGCTAAAGATATGGGCGATGTACACGCTGGTTCTACAGTAAGTACCGTACTGGCAGGTAAACTGCCGGGTGTAACCTTCCGCATGTCCGATTCACGTCCGGGTGCGAGTGCATCTATTCAAATCCGTAACATGGGCGATCCATTGTATGTAATTGACGGTATCCAACAGGATGCAGGTCAGTTCAACAACATCGCACCGAACGATATTGAAACTATCACCGTTCTGAAAGACGCTTCTGCTGCTATCTATGGTATGCGTGCTGCGAATGGTGTAGTGGTGGTTACTACCAAGAGAGGTAAACTGAACAGCCGCAACACCATCAATCTGGCTGCATATACTGGCTGGCAGAACTGGACCCGCTTCCCTAAAGGCGTAAATGCCTATGAGTGGATGGCTGGTAAAGCTGATGCTGAAATGAACCAGTATGGTTCTACTACCATCACCAAAGAAGAACTGGAAAAATGGAAAGCAGGTACTGAACAAGGCTACAAGAGCTTTGACTGGTACAAGTTTATTGTGAAAGACAATGCTCCGCTTACAAACCTGAACCTGAACTTCAGTGGTGGTTCTGACAGGATCAACTACTATGTATCTGCCACTCACCTGAAACAATATTCTGTACTGGGCAGAGAATTCACATTCGAACGTACCAACATTCAGAGTAATATCGAGGCCAAAGTTTCTGACAACTTCAAAATCGGTGCTCAGATCAATGGTCGTGTTGAAACCCGCGACCAACCAGGTGTACCAGGTACAGATGACTACTGGGAAGCTCGTTTCGCTATTCTGCGTAACACGCCTATCGAACGGCCTTATGCAAACGATAACCCAAATTACCCAAACAACATTGGTCACAATACCGAAAACTGGGCATTACAGAATAAGAAGTTGTCCGGCTACTGGCACGAAGACTGGCGCGTATTACAGACTAACCTGACTGCGGAATACAAATTTCCCATCGATGGTCTGAGCGTAAGAGGTCTGTTCTCTTATTACTATGCAAACAGAATTATGAATGGTCACGAGTATACTTACAATGTATATACTTATGATCCGAATACTGATACTTACAATGTATCTGGCGGTAGTTCTAACCCATGGAGAGAAAGAGATAACCACACCAACCTGTCTCCTACCATTCAGTTGCAACTGAACTATGCACATTCATTTGGCAAGCATAATGTAGGGGGTACCGTAGTAGCAGAAAGAATCAAGAGAAGGGAAATCGACAACTGGCTGCATGCCGTGCCGACTACCAACGATCTGCCACTGATTTACTTCAGTACAATGGATACGTATAATGATAGTGACTTTACTACTGCCCGTCTGGGTTACATTGGCCGGTTCACTTATAACTACGACAGCCGTTATTACCTGGAAGTATCTGCAAGAAGAGATGCCTCCTGGAAGTTCGCACCTAACAAACGCTGGGGTACTTTCCCTGCTATGCAGGCTGGCTGGCGTATCAGCGAAGAGCAATTCTTCCAGCACCTCGTAGGTGGCAGGAAAACCCTGAGCGAACTGAAACTGAGAGGTTCTTATGGTAAACTGGGTGATGATGATATTCCTTTGTCTGCATATGACTATCTCTCCGGTTATAACTATAACTCTTCTACTGTCATCCTGGATGGTAAATCAGTGATCGGTTCCTCTTACAAAGGTGTTCCTATCGATAATATCTCCTGGTATGTAAGCAGAACATTGGACATCGGTGCTGACTATGGTTTATGGGACAACCGGATCAGCGGTGCGGTTGATTATTTCAAGAGAAAAAGAACGGGTCTGCTGGGTACCAAATATGACATCCTCATACCAAGTGAACTGGGTTATACACTGCCTTTAGAAAATGTGAAGAGCGATCTGGTATCCGGTGCGGAGTTTTCTATTAATTACCATGGCGAGATAAAGAAAGTACGTTTCACTGTAGGTGCTAACTTCTCTTATGCACGTTCAAAGAACCTGGATAGCTACAAACCAGTATTCCTGAACTCCATTGATCACTATCGTAACTCTGCTGAAAACAGATACGCCAATACATTCTGGGGATATAACGTAATCGGACAATTCCAGTCACAGGACGAGATCAACAACTATAAAGTAAACGTTGACGGGGCGGGTAACAAAACATTATTACCAGGTGACCTGATTTACAAAGACTGGAATGGCGATGGGGTGATTAACGATCTGGATGTACGTCCTATTGGATGGGGTACAGGTAAAAACCCAATCATGAATGGTGGTTTCAACTTCACGGTAGCATATAGCAACTTTGATTTCAGAGCCGACTTCTCAGCGGGTACCGGTTACTCCTTCAACCGTAATTATGAAATGCGTATTCCTTACACCAACCAGGGTAACCTGCTGGCTGAGTTCTATAACGATCGCTGGCACAGGGAAGATGCTTATGATGTAAACAGCAAATGGATACCTGGTAAATATCCTGCTCTGCGTTTCAACAATGGAGGTCATAGCAACTACAATAAGAACTCTGACTTCTGGCTGACTAACGTTCATTACATCAGGGCACGCACACTGGAACTGGGTTACACCATTCCTAAGAACATCCTTGCCAAGGCCAGGATTGAACGTTTCCGTGCTTACATCAACGCTTACAACCTGTTCTCTATCGACAATCTGCGTAAGACAGGTATAGACGCTGAAGTCTCTGATGATAACGGTCTGACCTATCCACAAAGCAAGTATGTGAATATTGGTTTTGACCTTTCTTTTTGA